Proteins co-encoded in one Flavobacterium sp. M31R6 genomic window:
- a CDS encoding BamA/TamA family outer membrane protein, whose translation MGFLRRNLILFFVVTSSFSSFSQKIDFRSDSLDMKQILKSIFVKKDTAKKKEPSKIAFSLMPAPDMKSSEGGLVVSFVTTFFLDENHETTKMSEVYFTPTTSFSGQYSFPIQSYIYTKDNKYNFIGDYRYMIYPQFTYGLGGNSSKDPQSEVHYQQIRFYQFVTRKIKGDFGLGLGFQLDNYQHISEDSKITEPTDFNIYQDGDYSDELSSGIAFQALYDSRKNILNPKQGYYFEADYRINSKAFGSHTEWKSIYIDARKYHSFSNIRHKVLATRVFYWAVFDGKPHYLDLPSIGWDRYGKTGRGFTRNRYRSNSLLYLETEYRTDITRNGFLGAVFYGNLSSVSNLDTYHFDNWTPAVGTGLRIKWNKINDCNLVLDYGISKDDWTFRVALSENF comes from the coding sequence ATGGGTTTCCTTAGGCGAAATTTGATTCTGTTTTTTGTTGTTACTTCTTCATTTTCTTCCTTTTCACAGAAAATAGATTTTAGAAGTGATAGTTTGGATATGAAACAGATTCTGAAAAGCATTTTCGTAAAAAAGGATACTGCAAAGAAAAAAGAACCAAGCAAAATTGCCTTTTCGTTAATGCCAGCTCCCGATATGAAGAGTTCCGAAGGAGGTCTTGTGGTTTCATTTGTGACCACTTTTTTTCTGGATGAGAATCACGAAACCACCAAAATGTCCGAAGTTTATTTTACCCCAACAACCAGTTTTTCTGGGCAGTATTCCTTTCCCATACAGTCTTATATTTATACAAAGGACAATAAATATAATTTTATAGGTGATTACAGGTATATGATTTATCCGCAGTTTACGTATGGTTTGGGAGGGAACAGTTCCAAGGATCCACAATCCGAGGTTCATTACCAACAAATTCGGTTTTATCAATTTGTAACACGAAAAATAAAAGGGGATTTCGGTTTGGGATTGGGTTTTCAATTGGATAATTATCAGCATATTTCCGAAGATTCAAAAATAACGGAACCAACAGATTTTAATATATACCAAGATGGAGATTACTCCGATGAACTTTCATCAGGAATTGCTTTTCAAGCTTTGTATGATTCCCGTAAAAATATTTTGAATCCCAAGCAGGGTTATTATTTTGAAGCAGATTATCGTATCAATTCCAAAGCTTTTGGAAGTCACACCGAATGGAAATCTATATATATAGATGCGAGAAAGTATCATTCGTTTAGTAATATACGTCATAAGGTTCTGGCCACGCGAGTGTTTTATTGGGCAGTTTTTGACGGAAAGCCACATTACTTGGATTTGCCAAGCATCGGTTGGGACCGTTACGGAAAAACAGGCAGGGGATTCACTCGCAACCGTTATCGAAGTAATTCTTTATTGTATTTGGAGACCGAATACCGTACCGATATTACCAGAAACGGTTTTCTCGGGGCTGTGTTTTATGGAAATCTATCGTCAGTGTCCAACTTGGATACCTATCATTTTGATAATTGGACCCCCGCAGTAGGAACCGGTTTAAGGATAAAATGGAATAAGATCAATGACTGTAATTTAGTCTTAGATTATGGCATTAGTAAAGATGATTGGACTTTTAGAGTAGCTCTTTCGGAGAATTTTTAA
- a CDS encoding T9SS C-terminal target domain-containing protein, giving the protein MEKTFILFFLFVSFSYAQTKGCTDRLAENYNPKATENNGSCKYASAKIRVKFTKELSDSIAETSGLIASENLLWTHNDDQSTTLFGLDTKGKIRKKINLEGVKNIEWEDISQDSLYLYIGDFGNNVLGNRKDLHILRIDKNSVKNPAPAIDTIAFSYDNQKNFEPKKKANITDFDCEAFVVSRDSIYLFTKQWASEKTSVYSLPKKPGTHIAKLKETINVEGLITGATTLPQEKGVVLCGYSHFLHPFIYLLYDYKNNDFSTGNKRKIKLSLLFHQIEAITTEDGYLFYVTNEATKNTFIFNPQEIHTFDLSPYLKE; this is encoded by the coding sequence ATGGAAAAAACTTTTATTCTTTTCTTTCTTTTTGTGTCTTTTTCCTACGCCCAAACCAAAGGATGTACAGATCGTCTTGCGGAAAATTACAATCCAAAAGCGACGGAAAATAATGGAAGCTGTAAATATGCTTCCGCAAAAATCAGAGTGAAATTCACCAAAGAATTAAGCGATTCCATTGCGGAAACTTCGGGCTTGATTGCTTCAGAAAATTTATTGTGGACGCACAATGACGACCAGAGCACTACGTTATTTGGACTGGACACAAAAGGAAAAATCAGAAAAAAAATCAATCTTGAAGGGGTAAAAAACATCGAATGGGAGGATATTTCTCAGGATAGTCTGTATCTCTACATAGGCGATTTTGGAAATAATGTCCTTGGAAACCGCAAAGATTTACACATTTTGAGGATTGATAAAAACTCTGTTAAGAATCCTGCCCCGGCTATTGACACCATCGCGTTTTCCTATGACAACCAAAAAAATTTTGAACCCAAAAAAAAAGCTAACATCACCGATTTTGACTGTGAGGCATTTGTGGTTTCAAGGGACAGCATTTATTTGTTTACCAAACAATGGGCATCTGAAAAAACGAGTGTGTACAGCTTACCAAAAAAACCAGGAACTCATATTGCAAAACTCAAAGAAACAATCAATGTGGAAGGTTTAATAACCGGCGCGACCACATTGCCGCAAGAAAAGGGGGTTGTTTTGTGTGGATATTCGCATTTTTTACACCCCTTTATTTATCTTTTGTACGACTATAAAAACAATGATTTTTCGACAGGAAATAAAAGAAAAATAAAACTTTCGCTGCTATTTCATCAGATAGAAGCAATTACTACCGAAGATGGATATCTGTTTTATGTGACAAATGAAGCCACGAAAAATACCTTTATCTTCAACCCACAAGAAATACATACCTTTGATTTGAGTCCGTATTTGAAAGAGTAA
- a CDS encoding ABC-F family ATP-binding cassette domain-containing protein produces the protein MNYLSVENISKSFGERTLFKDISFGINKDQKIAFIAKNGSGKTTIMNIINGFDEPDTGQVVLRKSIRMAFLSQDNKLQDELTIEESIFASDNESLKIIEAYEKALENPEDEEAYQKAFDGMDQHNAWDFETQYKQILFKLKLEDFKLKVKSLSGGQKKRLSLAIILINRPDLLILDEPTNHLDLEMIEWLESYFAKENITLFMVTHDRFFLERVCNEIIELDNGKIYQYKGNYSYYLEKKEERIASENASVDKAQNLFVKELEWMRRQPKARTTKSKSRQDDFYDIKEKAQSRRKENVVELEINMERMGSKIIELHKISKKFKDRIILDNFSYDFQRGERIGIIGKNGTGKSTFLNLLTGTLPLDSGKVVVGETIKIGYYTQSGINPKPGQRVIDVIKEYGEFIPLTKGRLISASQLLERFLFDAKKQYDYVEKLSGGELKRLYLCTVLIQNPNFLILDEPTNDLDIVTLNVLESFLLDYPGCLVVVSHDRYFMDKIVDQLFIFRGQGEIETFPGNYSDFRAYEDSTDVAQKEDNKTEKKEWKQNNPTGNLTFNEQKEFQKIEREIKDLEIDKTKIEQLFSDGKVADADIEKKARELENLIKKIESKEERWFELSAKMEG, from the coding sequence GTGAATTATTTATCAGTCGAAAATATATCTAAATCTTTTGGGGAGCGTACGCTTTTCAAAGACATTTCCTTTGGAATCAACAAAGACCAAAAAATTGCCTTTATAGCCAAAAATGGCTCGGGAAAAACCACTATTATGAACATCATTAATGGTTTTGATGAACCGGATACTGGACAAGTGGTACTTCGAAAAAGCATCCGAATGGCTTTTTTGTCACAGGACAATAAACTGCAGGATGAATTGACGATTGAAGAAAGCATTTTTGCATCGGATAATGAAAGTTTGAAGATCATTGAAGCTTATGAAAAAGCACTGGAGAATCCTGAAGATGAGGAAGCCTATCAAAAAGCTTTTGATGGAATGGATCAGCATAATGCTTGGGATTTTGAAACGCAATACAAACAAATTTTGTTCAAATTGAAGTTGGAAGACTTTAAACTGAAAGTAAAAAGCCTTTCGGGAGGACAGAAAAAAAGGTTGTCTCTTGCCATTATTTTGATTAACCGTCCCGACTTATTAATTCTGGATGAGCCAACGAATCACTTGGATCTAGAAATGATTGAGTGGTTAGAAAGTTATTTTGCAAAAGAAAATATCACGTTGTTTATGGTAACGCACGACCGTTTCTTTTTGGAGCGTGTTTGTAACGAAATCATTGAACTGGACAACGGAAAAATATACCAATACAAAGGAAATTATTCTTATTACCTAGAGAAAAAAGAAGAGCGAATCGCCTCAGAAAATGCGAGTGTCGATAAAGCCCAAAACTTGTTTGTCAAAGAATTGGAATGGATGCGCCGTCAACCCAAAGCGAGAACGACCAAGTCGAAATCACGTCAGGATGATTTTTATGACATAAAAGAAAAAGCCCAAAGTCGCAGAAAAGAAAACGTGGTGGAACTGGAGATTAATATGGAACGAATGGGAAGCAAAATCATTGAGCTTCACAAGATTTCCAAAAAATTCAAGGATCGCATAATTCTGGATAATTTCAGTTATGATTTCCAACGTGGCGAACGCATTGGAATTATTGGTAAAAATGGAACTGGAAAATCTACATTCTTGAATCTTTTGACAGGAACTTTACCTTTAGATTCTGGAAAAGTGGTTGTGGGAGAGACAATCAAAATTGGTTATTATACCCAAAGCGGGATTAACCCAAAACCGGGTCAACGTGTAATCGATGTCATCAAAGAATACGGAGAATTTATTCCGCTAACAAAAGGCAGATTAATTTCGGCTTCGCAATTGTTGGAACGTTTTCTTTTTGATGCCAAAAAACAATACGATTATGTAGAAAAACTGAGCGGTGGTGAATTGAAACGTTTATATTTATGTACCGTTTTGATTCAGAATCCAAACTTTTTGATTCTTGATGAGCCAACGAATGATTTGGATATTGTTACTTTAAATGTATTGGAAAGTTTCCTTTTGGACTATCCAGGATGTTTGGTAGTTGTTTCGCACGACCGTTATTTTATGGACAAAATCGTGGATCAGTTATTCATTTTTAGAGGTCAGGGAGAGATTGAAACGTTTCCAGGAAATTACTCGGATTTTAGAGCTTACGAAGACAGTACGGATGTCGCTCAGAAAGAAGACAATAAAACAGAGAAAAAAGAATGGAAGCAAAACAATCCAACCGGGAATTTGACTTTCAACGAGCAAAAGGAATTCCAGAAAATCGAGAGAGAAATCAAGGATCTTGAAATCGATAAAACCAAAATTGAACAGTTATTCTCGGATGGAAAAGTAGCCGATGCGGATATTGAAAAGAAAGCTAGAGAATTGGAAAACCTCATCAAGAAAATTGAAAGCAAAGAGGAAAGATGGTTTGAGCTTTCAGCGAAGATGGAAGGGTAG
- a CDS encoding BamA/TamA family outer membrane protein, with amino-acid sequence MKSKIIFLLILFYSQTILSQGGEKIEEEKKRPLRSIVDLFTKEDTLKISKPDSKTNLIAFPTLGYQPANGFTLGFISQFSFKLKPENKISLLSGGASYSTQKQVLTYLKNNMYISNDKFYFSGDFRYYIFSQSNFGLGTDIIPWGTEFKDFNFSSIEQPMNYNYFKFHETVSYNIFPSFFIGLGIHFDSYSNIDDKLLDVANEQYTYHYNYSKKYGFSDKNYAVNGMSLNLIYDTRDNLINTNKGLFLNMNYRYNPQTDLNRHSSSTLLLESRYFIPLSKINKQYVLGFWAYGQFLASGKLPYLNLPAIGWDQNSRSGKGYTQGLFRGTNLVYFESEYRFPITKNQMISGTVFANATTASDIDKNLNLFESIQPAIGIGLRVLLDKDTLTNFIVNFGLGRDSQTFYFNDGEGF; translated from the coding sequence TTGAAATCGAAAATCATATTTCTACTAATCCTTTTTTATTCCCAAACAATTCTTTCCCAAGGGGGAGAAAAAATAGAAGAAGAAAAGAAACGCCCACTGCGCTCCATTGTTGATTTATTTACAAAAGAAGATACTCTAAAAATAAGCAAACCGGATTCCAAAACAAATTTAATTGCATTTCCCACATTAGGTTATCAGCCCGCAAATGGTTTTACACTTGGGTTTATAAGCCAATTTAGTTTTAAATTAAAGCCAGAAAACAAAATTTCATTACTTTCGGGAGGAGCATCCTACAGCACCCAAAAACAAGTCCTGACTTATCTGAAAAACAATATGTACATCAGTAATGACAAGTTCTACTTTAGCGGTGATTTTCGTTATTATATATTCTCACAATCCAATTTTGGTCTAGGAACAGATATTATCCCTTGGGGCACAGAATTTAAAGATTTTAATTTTAGCTCTATAGAGCAGCCTATGAATTACAATTACTTTAAATTCCATGAAACAGTATCCTACAACATCTTTCCCTCTTTTTTTATTGGATTAGGAATACATTTTGACAGTTATTCCAACATCGATGACAAACTTTTGGATGTTGCCAACGAACAGTACACCTACCATTATAATTATTCAAAAAAATATGGATTTAGCGATAAGAATTATGCTGTCAATGGGATGAGTCTAAATTTGATATACGACACTAGGGATAACCTAATAAACACCAATAAAGGTTTGTTTCTGAATATGAATTACCGCTACAATCCGCAAACCGATCTTAACAGACACAGCAGTTCCACTTTATTACTTGAATCCAGATATTTTATACCTCTCAGCAAAATAAACAAACAATACGTTCTAGGTTTTTGGGCTTATGGCCAGTTTTTAGCTAGCGGTAAACTCCCCTATTTAAATCTTCCTGCCATTGGTTGGGATCAAAACAGCCGAAGCGGGAAAGGGTATACGCAAGGGCTTTTTAGAGGCACAAACCTTGTGTATTTTGAAAGCGAATATCGTTTCCCAATTACCAAAAATCAAATGATCAGCGGAACAGTATTTGCCAATGCCACAACAGCTAGTGATATTGACAAAAACCTCAACTTATTCGAATCTATTCAGCCCGCGATTGGAATAGGATTGCGAGTTCTGCTAGACAAAGACACGCTAACCAATTTTATCGTCAATTTTGGTCTCGGACGCGATTCACAAACATTCTATTTTAATGACGGAGAAGGATTTTAA
- a CDS encoding FKBP-type peptidyl-prolyl cis-trans isomerase — MKHLLSALVALTLLISCNKNKEVTNEVTKETPVDYVAKNDKEITDYLAKNNLTAEKSESGLYYIIKEPGTGAQPTATSNVTVAYKGYFTNGNVFDESKPEGISFGLDQVVKGWTEGIPHFKAGGSGILLVPAHLGYGNETMGPIPGGSALIFDVKLISVN; from the coding sequence ATGAAACATCTATTATCTGCCCTTGTGGCCTTGACTCTTCTTATCTCTTGTAACAAAAATAAAGAAGTAACAAACGAAGTAACAAAAGAAACACCAGTTGATTACGTTGCCAAAAACGACAAAGAAATCACAGATTACCTGGCTAAAAATAATTTAACAGCCGAAAAAAGCGAGTCTGGTTTGTACTATATAATTAAAGAACCTGGAACTGGAGCGCAACCTACCGCTACATCAAATGTAACTGTAGCTTACAAAGGTTATTTCACGAACGGAAATGTATTTGACGAAAGTAAACCAGAGGGAATTTCTTTTGGCTTGGATCAAGTGGTAAAAGGATGGACTGAAGGTATTCCTCATTTCAAAGCCGGAGGTAGCGGTATTCTTTTGGTACCAGCTCATTTAGGATATGGAAATGAAACGATGGGACCTATTCCTGGAGGTTCAGCACTTATATTTGATGTAAAATTAATTTCGGTAAACTAA